One genomic window of Triplophysa rosa linkage group LG11, Trosa_1v2, whole genome shotgun sequence includes the following:
- the cdr2a gene encoding cerebellar degeneration-related protein 2: MLTDVIVEEGFDHNEEELWYSRKDLEHDLHLAAELGKTLLDRNHELEQGLKQMYSTNHEQLQEIEYLTKQVDLLRRMNDQHAKVYEQLDLAARDLEKSNQRLAQDNRTAQHRIQSLTETIDGLQAHMENLQKQVAELKTSQSRRDLADARRSISSQSMSCLKEIYDLQQDKYLSCENLREKKSWPALDDRHFEEDNSTLQHTLHTLKAQLANERARRVDAERETELTVQENSTLEQRLNLLEGARRRQAELEAEVEELRQLWRSESSSARPTDTLMPDNVFFAADERVGQEEEEEPEAESPHGRQRCSSESHVRRARAEDIRRGHERTCIRRAQVVKQRGISLLNEVDAQYSALQVKYDELLRRCQQGADSLSHKAVQTPTAHVQRRRSLLTNATTTTEPICLADELHQPEYKALFKEIFTCIQKTKEDLSENRAVSEAQ, from the exons ATGCTGACGGACGTGATAGTAGAAGAGGGATTTGATCACAATGAAGAGGAGCTGTGGTACAGTAGGAAGGATTTGGAGCACG ATCTGCATTTGGCTGCTGAGCTGGGCAAGACTCTGTTGGACAGGAATCATGAGCTGGAGCAGGGCCTTAAGCAGATGTACTCCACCAATCACGAGCAGCTGCAGGAGATTGAG TACTTGACCAAGCAGGTTGACCTCCTGAGGCGGATGAATGACCAACATGCCAAAGTTTATGAGCAGCTGGACCTGGCAGCACGAGATCTGGAGAAGAGCAACCAGAGGCTGGCTCAGGACAACCGCACGGCCCAGCACAGGATCCAGAG TTTGACTGAGACCATAGATGGATTGCAGGCTCATATGGAGAACCTTCAGAAGCAGGTGGCTGAACTGAAGACGTCCCAGTCCAGGAGAGACCTCGCAGATGCTCGCCGCAGCATCAGTTCACAGAGCATGTCCTGCCTGAAAGAAATATATGATCTCCAACAAGACAA ATACCTGAGCTGTGAGAATCTTCGTGAGAAGAAGTCCTGGCCTGCGCTGGATGACAGACACTTTGAGGAGGACAACTCCACCCTGCAACACACCCTTCACACCCTAAAGGCTCAGCTGGCAAACGAACGTGCCCGTCGAGTGGATGCTGAGCGAGAGACGGAGCTGACGGTGCAGGAGAACAGCACGCTGGAGCAACGTTTGAACCTGCTGGAGGGAGCACGACGGCGACAGGCGGAGCTGGAGGCCGAGGTGGAGGAGTTACGCCAGCTGTGGCGCTCCGAGTCATCCAGCGCGAGACCAACAGACACTCTGATGCCCGACAACGTTTTCTTTGCTGCCGATGAAAGGGTGGGgcaagaggaagaggaggagccaGAGGCGGAGTCTCCTCATGGGAGGCAGCGCTGCAGCAGTGAAAGCCACGTCCGAAGGGCTCGAGCCGAGGATATCCGGCGCGGGCACGAGCGCACGTGTATCCGGCGGGCCCAAGTGGTGAAGCAGCGTGGGATCTCGTTGCTGAACGAAGTGGATGCGCAGTACAGCGCGCTCCAGGTGAAGTACGATGAGCTGCTACGCCGCTGCCAGCAGGGGGCAGACAGCCTCAGCCACAAGGCCGTGCAAACGCCCACCGCTCACGTGCAACGCCGCAGGAGTCTGCTGACAAACGCCACCACAACCACAGAGCCGATCTGCCTGGCAGATGAGCTTCATCAGCCTGAATACAAAGCCCTGTTTAAAGAGATCTTCACTTGCATTCAGAAAACCAAAGAGGACCTGAGTGAGAACAGGGCTGTGAGTGAGGCGCAGTGA